In Listeria monocytogenes, the following proteins share a genomic window:
- the pgk gene encoding phosphoglycerate kinase, giving the protein MAKKVVTDLDLKDKKVLVRVDFNVPMKDGKITNDNRIVAALPTIEYILEQNGKAILFSHLGKVKTEEDKEGKSLRPVAARLSELLGKEVKFVPTTRGPELEKAIDELKDGEVLLFENTRFEDIDGKKESKNDPELGKYWASLGDVFVNDAFGTAHRAHASNVGIASNLESAAGFLMEKEIKFIGGVVDNPARPLVAILGGAKVSDKIGVIENLLTKADKVLVGGGMTFTFMAAQGQEIGKSLLEADKVELAKGLLEKAGDKLVLPVDAVVSKEFSNDAPFHTVSADSIPADEMGLDIGQATIDLFTKELQGAKTVVWNGPMGVFELSNFAKGTIGVCEAIANLTDATTIIGGGDSAAAAMDLGFADKFTHISTGGGASLEYLEGKELPGVASISDK; this is encoded by the coding sequence ATGGCTAAAAAAGTTGTAACTGATTTAGATTTAAAAGACAAAAAAGTTTTAGTTCGTGTTGACTTTAACGTGCCAATGAAAGACGGCAAAATCACTAACGACAACCGTATTGTTGCTGCACTTCCAACAATTGAGTACATCTTAGAACAAAACGGTAAAGCAATTCTATTTTCTCACCTTGGAAAAGTAAAAACAGAAGAAGATAAAGAAGGAAAATCTCTTCGTCCAGTAGCCGCTCGTTTAAGCGAATTACTTGGAAAAGAAGTGAAATTCGTTCCAACTACTCGTGGTCCAGAACTTGAAAAAGCAATTGATGAGTTAAAAGACGGCGAAGTACTTCTTTTTGAAAATACACGTTTTGAAGATATTGATGGTAAAAAAGAAAGCAAAAATGATCCAGAACTTGGAAAATACTGGGCTAGCCTTGGCGACGTTTTCGTAAATGACGCTTTCGGTACTGCTCACCGTGCGCACGCGTCTAACGTTGGAATCGCTTCTAACTTAGAATCAGCGGCCGGATTTTTGATGGAAAAAGAAATTAAATTCATCGGCGGTGTAGTTGATAATCCAGCACGTCCACTAGTAGCAATCCTAGGTGGCGCAAAAGTTTCTGACAAAATCGGTGTTATCGAAAACTTACTTACAAAAGCAGACAAAGTTCTTGTCGGCGGCGGAATGACTTTCACTTTCATGGCAGCTCAAGGTCAAGAAATTGGTAAATCTCTTTTAGAAGCAGATAAAGTTGAACTTGCTAAAGGCTTACTTGAAAAAGCTGGCGATAAATTAGTATTACCAGTTGATGCAGTTGTATCTAAAGAATTCAGTAACGATGCTCCTTTCCATACAGTGAGTGCAGATAGCATTCCAGCTGATGAAATGGGACTAGATATTGGTCAAGCTACAATTGACTTATTCACAAAAGAACTTCAAGGCGCTAAAACAGTTGTATGGAATGGTCCAATGGGCGTATTCGAACTTAGCAACTTTGCTAAAGGTACAATTGGCGTTTGTGAAGCTATTGCAAACTTAACGGATGCAACAACAATCATCGGTGGTGGGGATTCCGCAGCAGCAGCTATGGACTTAGGCTTTGCTGACAAATTCACACATATTTCCACTGGTGGCGGCGCATCTTTAGAGTATCTTGAAGGTAAAGAGCTTCCTGGTGTTGCTTCTATTAGTGACAAATAA
- the gap gene encoding type I glyceraldehyde-3-phosphate dehydrogenase translates to MTVKVGINGFGRIGRLAFRRIQNVEGIEVVAINDLTDAKMLAHLLKYDTTQGRFDGEVEVHDGFFNVNGKEVKVLANRNPEELPWGDLGVDIVLECTGFFTAQDKAELHIKAGAKKVVISAPATGDMKTIVYNVNHETLDGTETVISGASCTTNCLAPMAKVLEDKFGVVEGLMTTIHAYTGDQNTLDAPHPKGDFRRARAAAENIIPNTTGAAKAIGEVLPTLKGKLDGAAQRVPVPTGSLTELVTVLDKKVTVDEVNAAMEAASDPETFGYTSDQVVSSDIKGMTFGSLFDETQTKVLTVGDQQLVKTVAWYDNEMSYTAQLVRTLEYFAKIAK, encoded by the coding sequence ATGACAGTTAAAGTTGGTATTAATGGTTTTGGACGTATCGGACGTCTAGCATTCCGTCGTATTCAAAATGTGGAAGGAATTGAAGTTGTTGCAATCAATGACTTAACAGACGCTAAAATGTTAGCTCACCTGTTAAAATATGATACAACTCAAGGCCGTTTTGACGGTGAAGTAGAAGTACATGATGGTTTCTTCAACGTAAACGGTAAAGAAGTTAAAGTATTAGCTAACCGTAACCCAGAAGAACTTCCATGGGGTGACCTAGGAGTAGACATCGTTCTAGAATGTACTGGTTTCTTCACAGCGCAAGACAAAGCTGAATTACACATTAAAGCTGGCGCTAAAAAAGTTGTTATCTCCGCTCCAGCAACTGGCGACATGAAAACAATCGTTTACAATGTAAACCATGAAACATTAGACGGAACTGAAACAGTTATCTCTGGCGCAAGCTGTACTACTAACTGTTTAGCTCCTATGGCTAAAGTTTTAGAAGACAAATTTGGTGTTGTTGAAGGTCTAATGACTACAATTCACGCTTACACTGGTGACCAAAATACATTAGATGCTCCACATCCAAAAGGTGACTTCCGTCGTGCACGTGCTGCTGCCGAAAATATTATCCCTAATACAACTGGTGCTGCTAAAGCTATCGGTGAAGTATTACCAACACTTAAAGGTAAATTAGACGGAGCTGCTCAACGTGTTCCAGTTCCAACTGGTTCCCTTACTGAGTTAGTAACAGTTCTTGACAAAAAAGTTACTGTTGATGAAGTAAATGCAGCTATGGAAGCAGCTTCTGATCCAGAAACATTCGGTTACACTAGTGACCAAGTTGTTTCTTCTGACATCAAAGGTATGACTTTCGGTTCATTATTTGACGAAACTCAAACAAAAGTTCTTACAGTTGGCGATCAACAATTAGTTAAAACTGTAGCTTGGTACGATAACGAAATGAGCTACACTGCTCAATTAGTACGTACTTTAGAATACTTTGCAAAAATCGCTAAATAA
- a CDS encoding sugar-binding transcriptional regulator — translation MSDLINIQKKLLPDVLMIMQKRYQILRSIYFSEPVGRRTLAGMLGMSERVLRGEVEFLKAQGLVEIASSGMTVTKEGLVVFRDLENVMNQLSGLHSMEEQLAKKLQIKKCLVVQGDSDDTPWVREEMGRVAVEQLDMALTEKRNIVAVMGGSTMATVAEMMTTDFAKGRELLFVPGRGGIGEDLDNQANTICDKMATKTNTKHRVLYVPEQLGEEAYRSLLKEPAIQEGLRLVQSANAIILGIGDALAMAKRRHTGEDVLEKIIRRKAVGEAFGYYFDEQGEVVHKVPTFGLQFEDLAQIPHIIAVAGGTSKAKAIKSYMKSAPKNTILITDEGAAKSLLKGSNTLLK, via the coding sequence ATGTCAGACTTAATTAACATTCAGAAAAAGTTATTGCCCGACGTTTTGATGATTATGCAAAAACGCTACCAAATCCTACGCTCGATTTATTTTTCTGAACCAGTTGGGAGACGGACACTTGCCGGAATGTTAGGCATGAGTGAACGCGTCCTGCGCGGCGAAGTAGAATTTTTGAAAGCACAAGGTTTAGTAGAAATTGCTTCTTCCGGAATGACCGTTACTAAAGAAGGCTTGGTCGTTTTTCGCGATTTGGAAAATGTCATGAATCAGCTTTCAGGGTTACATTCAATGGAAGAACAATTAGCGAAGAAATTGCAAATCAAAAAATGCTTGGTGGTGCAAGGTGATAGCGATGATACTCCATGGGTCCGCGAAGAAATGGGACGTGTGGCGGTAGAACAATTAGACATGGCGCTCACCGAAAAAAGAAACATCGTCGCAGTTATGGGCGGCTCTACAATGGCAACTGTTGCCGAAATGATGACAACTGATTTCGCAAAAGGCAGAGAACTACTTTTCGTTCCCGGTCGTGGAGGTATTGGTGAAGACCTTGACAATCAAGCGAATACAATTTGTGATAAGATGGCAACAAAGACAAACACAAAACACCGCGTTCTCTATGTTCCTGAGCAATTAGGCGAAGAAGCCTATCGTTCTTTACTGAAAGAACCGGCAATTCAAGAAGGCTTACGATTAGTACAATCCGCAAATGCTATTATTTTAGGCATAGGTGATGCGCTCGCGATGGCGAAACGCAGACATACCGGCGAAGATGTACTTGAAAAAATCATCCGTCGTAAAGCTGTAGGTGAAGCATTTGGTTATTATTTTGATGAACAGGGCGAGGTTGTACATAAGGTCCCTACATTCGGTCTTCAATTCGAAGACTTAGCGCAAATCCCGCACATTATCGCTGTTGCAGGCGGTACATCGAAAGCCAAAGCAATCAAATCGTATATGAAAAGCGCTCCAAAAAATACGATTTTAATCACGGATGAAGGAGCAGCAAAATCGCTTTTAAAAGGGAGTAATACCCTTTTGAAATAA
- the rpoN gene encoding RNA polymerase factor sigma-54, whose amino-acid sequence MRLESNFVQKQQQKQSQKLNMTQQLSQSIAMLQFATADLVAFLEDKALENPLIEVIPGSDFATDFSYSSRKSTGSSDDTDWLEQIADNKLTLADALKEQLHLMDVTQTQKIIVLYLIESLNDNGYLQIDLKDVSAALLMDDSSVLEGLEILQSMEPAGVGARDARECILLQIERSPDAPYIAYDVIQKFFTEFAEKKWKKIAAEMDVSLQDIQEVSDWIQTLNPKPGSEFESERVQYVVPDLILLQHEDEFAVSLAKQFLPQVRFQEAYYETMRATEEKDVAQFLREKAGEFDWIKKGIEQRENTLQRVGEAIVSHQKAYFLDNSAHLQPLTLKEVAEELGVHESTVSRAVNGKYMETTNGVYELKRFFASGLQKKSSENENTGDISSTTIKKLVQEFVAAEDKLKPLSDQKIVDMLAEKEIQVSRRAIAKYRLELNIPSSSKRKRF is encoded by the coding sequence GTGCGTTTAGAATCTAATTTCGTCCAAAAACAACAACAAAAGCAGTCACAGAAATTAAATATGACGCAACAATTGTCCCAGTCTATTGCAATGCTTCAATTTGCAACGGCTGATCTAGTGGCATTTTTAGAAGATAAAGCACTCGAGAACCCATTAATTGAAGTGATTCCAGGCTCGGATTTTGCAACAGACTTTTCTTACAGTAGTCGAAAAAGCACTGGAAGTTCTGATGATACAGATTGGCTAGAACAAATAGCTGACAATAAGCTGACGTTAGCCGATGCGCTAAAAGAACAGCTACATTTAATGGATGTAACGCAAACACAAAAAATTATCGTCTTATATTTAATAGAAAGTTTAAATGACAATGGTTATTTACAAATAGATTTGAAAGATGTCAGTGCGGCGCTTTTAATGGATGATTCTAGTGTGTTAGAAGGCCTAGAAATCTTGCAAAGCATGGAGCCAGCCGGCGTTGGGGCAAGAGATGCGCGTGAATGCATTTTACTACAGATCGAACGCTCGCCGGATGCTCCTTATATTGCCTATGACGTGATCCAAAAATTCTTTACGGAATTCGCAGAGAAAAAATGGAAGAAAATCGCTGCAGAAATGGATGTTAGCTTGCAAGACATTCAAGAAGTTTCCGATTGGATTCAAACCTTAAATCCAAAGCCGGGTTCTGAGTTTGAGTCTGAACGCGTACAATACGTTGTCCCAGATTTAATTTTACTCCAACACGAAGATGAATTTGCTGTTTCACTAGCAAAACAATTCCTGCCGCAAGTTCGTTTCCAAGAAGCATACTACGAAACGATGCGAGCAACTGAAGAAAAAGACGTCGCCCAATTTCTGCGCGAAAAAGCCGGCGAATTTGATTGGATTAAAAAAGGCATCGAACAACGTGAAAACACTTTGCAAAGAGTTGGTGAGGCGATTGTCAGTCATCAGAAAGCTTACTTCCTAGATAATTCCGCGCATTTACAACCATTAACTTTAAAAGAAGTAGCGGAAGAGCTTGGTGTACATGAATCAACCGTGAGCCGTGCGGTGAATGGAAAATACATGGAAACAACGAATGGTGTGTACGAATTAAAACGCTTCTTTGCATCTGGTTTACAAAAGAAATCTTCCGAGAACGAAAACACAGGTGATATTTCAAGTACAACCATCAAAAAGCTAGTACAAGAATTTGTAGCAGCAGAAGATAAATTAAAACCACTCTCCGATCAAAAGATAGTAGACATGCTCGCAGAAAAAGAAATTCAAGTTTCAAGAAGAGCTATTGCGAAATACCGATTAGAATTAAATATTCCTTCTTCCTCTAAAAGAAAAAGATTTTAA
- a CDS encoding dipeptidase: MRVIDTHCDALYKLQAGKGKYTFQDAEELDVNFERLMEAKMLLQGFAIFLDEDIPVEHKWKKAVEQVNIFKQHVLHKGGIIHHVKKWCDLENLPEDKIGAMLTLEGIEPIGRDLDKLTQLLDGGVLSVGLTWNNANLAADGIMEERGAGLTRFGKDIIHLLNERKVFTDVSHLSVKAFWETLEQAEFVIASHSNAKAICSHPRNLDDEQIKAMIEHDAMIHVVFYPLFTTNDGVANTEDVIRHIDHICELGGLKNIGFGSDFDGIPEHVKGLEHAGKYQSFLETLEKHYTKEEIEGFASRNFLNHLPK, encoded by the coding sequence ATGAGAGTAATTGATACCCACTGTGATGCGCTTTACAAGCTACAGGCTGGAAAAGGAAAATACACTTTCCAAGATGCAGAAGAACTTGATGTGAACTTTGAAAGGCTTATGGAAGCTAAAATGTTACTACAAGGATTCGCGATTTTTCTTGATGAAGATATCCCTGTTGAACATAAATGGAAAAAAGCGGTTGAGCAAGTTAATATCTTTAAACAACACGTATTGCATAAAGGTGGAATTATCCATCATGTGAAAAAATGGTGTGATTTAGAAAATCTACCTGAAGATAAAATTGGCGCAATGTTAACGCTAGAAGGCATTGAACCAATTGGACGTGATTTAGATAAATTAACGCAATTACTTGATGGTGGCGTATTATCTGTCGGACTAACGTGGAACAACGCCAATTTGGCAGCGGATGGAATTATGGAAGAACGTGGCGCAGGACTAACTCGCTTCGGAAAAGACATTATCCATCTTTTAAATGAAAGAAAAGTATTCACGGATGTTTCTCACTTGAGTGTAAAAGCTTTTTGGGAAACGTTGGAACAAGCTGAATTTGTGATTGCTAGTCATTCAAATGCCAAAGCAATTTGTTCTCATCCTAGAAACTTAGATGATGAACAAATCAAAGCGATGATTGAGCATGATGCGATGATTCATGTAGTCTTCTATCCACTTTTCACAACCAATGATGGCGTGGCTAATACAGAAGATGTCATTCGCCACATTGACCATATTTGTGAGCTCGGTGGGCTGAAAAACATTGGTTTTGGTTCAGATTTTGATGGTATCCCAGAGCATGTCAAAGGCCTCGAACACGCCGGTAAATACCAAAGCTTCCTTGAAACACTCGAAAAACACTACACTAAAGAAGAGATAGAAGGATTTGCATCGCGCAACTTCTTAAACCATTTACCAAAATAA
- a CDS encoding MMPL family transporter, whose amino-acid sequence MKDGFLSKIASGVGGKKGRFITLGIWIIAIIILQFFFPKAADYKDDAAKDLPNSEPSVVAQKLIDDKFAGTDGVPALITWYRSTGLTNEDLVNIQKYSKELTENPVDYQKMAVPYDKMPPVALKQQVSKDGTTFIQTVIMKDSATSDQLTESFKQLESAAKTTIGENPFAQKVSADDTLVARTTGPAGISVDASGLFKDADVSLLIGTVLLVLVFLLVIYRSPILALIPLIAVGFAYLVITPILGLLAKEGIITYGSQGLSIMTVLLFGAGTDYCLFLISRFRSHLHTEKNRFQAFKEAFSGTAGAIALSGLTVMAALLLLLAAEYGSFHNFAVPFSLAIFIMMISSLTLVPALLGIFGRVSFWPFVPRTVEMEETRAKKKGKTPKHHKENRFWHKIGEMSAKHPVRILIITLIILIGCGIFTTQVKYTYDTLSTFPEDMPSREGFTLISDHFGAGMLAPMEVVVNSKESMKSSLENVDGVASVTGPERSKGYQKYTLILKDNPYSNEAMDVVPKVRAAADKGNDVYIAGQTATQYDDRAVTEHDEKVIIPLVIALIAILLLCYLRSITAMLYLVATVLLSFVGALGLGWVIIHYAMGVEAISGLIPLYAFVFIVALGEDYNIFMISSIWKNSKKMPLRKAITEGVGQTGGVITSAGLILAGTFGVLTTLPIQLLVQFGLITAIGVLLDTFIVRPFLVPSITVLLGKWAFWPGKQHKMTK is encoded by the coding sequence ATGAAAGATGGATTTTTAAGTAAAATTGCCAGTGGGGTTGGTGGCAAGAAAGGCCGGTTTATAACGTTAGGTATTTGGATTATCGCAATTATTATTTTACAGTTTTTCTTTCCGAAAGCAGCTGATTATAAAGATGACGCCGCGAAAGATTTACCGAATTCAGAGCCTTCTGTTGTCGCCCAAAAGCTCATTGATGACAAATTTGCTGGAACGGACGGGGTACCAGCACTTATCACTTGGTATCGTTCAACAGGTTTAACAAACGAAGACTTAGTTAATATTCAAAAATACAGCAAAGAATTGACCGAAAACCCAGTAGACTATCAAAAAATGGCAGTTCCTTACGATAAAATGCCACCCGTTGCGCTCAAACAACAAGTTTCTAAAGACGGAACTACTTTTATTCAAACCGTTATTATGAAAGACAGCGCGACTTCAGATCAACTAACAGAAAGCTTCAAGCAACTTGAATCAGCGGCTAAAACGACCATTGGAGAAAATCCATTTGCGCAGAAAGTATCCGCTGATGATACGCTTGTTGCTCGGACAACTGGACCGGCTGGTATTAGCGTAGATGCGAGTGGACTATTTAAAGATGCGGATGTTTCGCTGCTAATCGGAACAGTACTTCTTGTTCTAGTATTTTTATTAGTAATCTATCGTTCGCCAATTTTAGCGTTAATTCCTTTGATTGCAGTTGGTTTTGCCTACTTAGTAATTACGCCGATTCTTGGTTTACTCGCGAAAGAAGGTATCATCACATATGGCTCACAAGGGCTGTCGATAATGACCGTATTACTATTTGGCGCCGGAACGGATTATTGTTTATTCTTAATATCCAGATTCCGCAGTCATCTGCACACCGAGAAAAATCGTTTCCAAGCATTTAAAGAAGCATTTAGCGGAACAGCAGGCGCAATTGCACTTAGTGGATTAACTGTTATGGCCGCGCTACTTCTACTATTAGCGGCAGAATATGGTTCATTCCACAATTTCGCTGTACCATTTAGTTTAGCGATTTTCATTATGATGATTTCTTCGCTGACACTCGTTCCAGCGCTTCTAGGCATATTCGGTCGTGTATCATTCTGGCCATTTGTCCCAAGAACCGTAGAAATGGAAGAAACTCGTGCGAAGAAAAAAGGCAAAACACCAAAACACCACAAAGAAAACCGTTTTTGGCATAAAATTGGGGAAATGTCCGCGAAACATCCCGTGCGTATTTTAATTATCACGTTGATTATTTTAATCGGATGTGGGATTTTTACAACACAAGTTAAATACACGTATGATACACTTTCGACGTTCCCAGAAGATATGCCATCTCGGGAAGGATTTACTTTAATTAGTGATCATTTCGGTGCAGGTATGCTTGCGCCAATGGAAGTAGTGGTAAACTCCAAAGAATCAATGAAGAGTTCACTTGAAAATGTGGACGGAGTTGCGTCAGTTACTGGCCCAGAACGAAGCAAAGGTTACCAAAAATATACCCTTATTTTAAAAGACAATCCTTATAGCAATGAAGCGATGGATGTCGTTCCGAAAGTGCGAGCTGCTGCCGACAAAGGAAATGACGTATACATCGCCGGACAAACTGCGACACAATATGATGATCGCGCGGTGACAGAGCACGATGAAAAAGTGATTATTCCACTTGTTATCGCTTTGATCGCGATTTTGCTTCTATGCTATTTGCGCTCGATTACAGCAATGCTTTACTTAGTTGCTACCGTTCTCTTGTCCTTCGTTGGAGCGCTCGGCCTCGGTTGGGTCATCATTCATTACGCGATGGGTGTGGAGGCAATTTCTGGCTTAATTCCGCTCTATGCCTTTGTTTTCATCGTCGCACTCGGGGAAGATTACAATATCTTTATGATTTCTAGTATTTGGAAAAACAGCAAGAAAATGCCACTTCGAAAAGCGATTACAGAAGGAGTTGGCCAAACTGGCGGGGTTATCACCTCTGCAGGTTTAATTTTAGCAGGAACTTTTGGAGTCCTAACCACACTGCCAATTCAGCTACTAGTACAATTTGGCTTAATTACGGCAATTGGTGTCCTACTCGATACCTTCATCGTCCGTCCGTTCCTAGTTCCATCAATTACTGTGCTCCTTGGAAAATGGGCATTCTGGCCAGGTAAACAGCATAAAATGACAAAATGA
- a CDS encoding TetR/AcrR family transcriptional regulator — MEKKRTRAEELGITRRKILDTARDLFMEKGYRAVSTREIAKIAKITQPALYHHFEDKESLYIEVVRELTQNIQVEMHPIMQTSKAKEEQLHDMLIMLIEEHPTNILLMIHDILNEMKPENQFLLYKLWQKTYLEPFQDFFERLENAGELRDGISAETAARYCLSTISPLFSGKGSFAQKQTTTEQIDELINLMMFGICKKEV, encoded by the coding sequence ATGGAAAAGAAGCGGACTCGAGCAGAAGAATTAGGAATAACCAGAAGGAAAATCCTTGATACAGCAAGGGATTTATTTATGGAAAAAGGGTACCGGGCAGTCTCGACAAGAGAAATTGCTAAAATTGCCAAAATTACCCAACCAGCACTTTATCACCATTTTGAAGATAAAGAATCACTTTATATTGAAGTAGTTCGTGAATTGACGCAAAATATTCAAGTGGAAATGCACCCAATTATGCAAACGAGCAAAGCAAAAGAAGAACAACTGCATGATATGTTAATCATGTTAATTGAGGAGCATCCAACCAATATTCTGCTAATGATTCATGATATTCTTAATGAAATGAAGCCAGAAAATCAATTTTTACTTTATAAATTGTGGCAAAAAACCTATTTAGAACCATTTCAAGACTTTTTTGAGCGATTAGAAAATGCTGGCGAATTGCGTGATGGTATCAGTGCTGAGACCGCTGCGAGATACTGTTTATCCACTATTAGCCCGCTTTTTTCAGGGAAAGGTAGCTTTGCGCAAAAGCAAACGACTACAGAACAAATCGATGAATTAATCAACTTAATGATGTTTGGCATATGTAAAAAAGAGGTATAA
- a CDS encoding lytic polysaccharide monooxygenase, producing MKKMTKIGMFFAVFTLAVVLFQTTASAHGYISKPASRVYLANKGINVGVGSAQYEPQSVEAPKGFPASGPADGSIAGGGKYSLLDAQTANRWAKVDIESGPLTVEWTLTAPHRTSSWQYFITKKGWDPNKPLTRASLEPLTTIEADGSVPNALTKQEINIPNDRSGYYVILGVWNIADTGNAFYQVIDANIINSSVAPAVDNEAPTEPTNLAATTTAKKVSLTWTASTDNVGIKGYEILRDGVVIGESQTASYEDTTVNASTAYTYTVRAKDFAGNKSTLSSDLSVTTKEAPAVDNEAPTAPKSLMSHGQTDTTIALCWQASTDNVEVKNYEIYRNNVKIATSTKTMFDDTKLVSNTSYKYKVYAVDTSGNRSLVSNEITVNTKPLDPMNTWKSDQIYYAGDQIYYKGVLYTAKWWTKGNTPDTSDVWKNESTEIPAWNALKAYNGGDKVIYNGKTYQAKWWVRGAKPDSSSIWTLVN from the coding sequence ATGAAGAAAATGACGAAGATTGGAATGTTTTTTGCTGTGTTTACGTTAGCTGTAGTTCTTTTTCAAACAACTGCTTCAGCTCATGGATACATATCAAAACCTGCAAGTCGTGTATATTTAGCCAACAAAGGGATTAATGTTGGGGTTGGATCAGCACAATATGAACCACAAAGTGTGGAGGCTCCAAAAGGATTTCCAGCAAGCGGACCTGCTGACGGGAGCATTGCGGGCGGTGGGAAATATTCACTGTTAGACGCTCAAACGGCAAACCGCTGGGCAAAAGTAGATATAGAATCAGGCCCACTAACTGTAGAATGGACATTAACTGCGCCACACAGAACAAGTAGCTGGCAATATTTTATTACTAAAAAGGGTTGGGACCCAAATAAACCGTTAACTAGAGCATCATTAGAGCCACTCACAACGATTGAAGCGGATGGAAGCGTACCAAATGCTTTAACAAAACAAGAAATTAATATTCCAAATGATCGTTCAGGATACTACGTTATTTTGGGCGTTTGGAACATTGCTGATACAGGAAATGCATTCTATCAAGTAATTGATGCAAACATTATTAATTCTAGTGTAGCACCAGCTGTTGACAACGAAGCACCGACAGAACCGACTAATTTAGCAGCAACTACTACCGCTAAAAAAGTAAGTTTAACATGGACTGCTTCTACCGATAATGTAGGAATCAAAGGCTATGAAATTTTACGCGATGGTGTAGTAATCGGAGAAAGTCAAACAGCTTCTTATGAAGATACTACCGTAAACGCAAGTACTGCTTATACTTACACTGTTCGAGCAAAAGATTTTGCAGGAAATAAATCAACACTAAGTAGCGATCTGAGCGTGACGACAAAAGAAGCGCCGGCAGTGGACAACGAAGCACCAACTGCGCCAAAAAGCTTAATGTCGCATGGGCAAACGGATACAACTATTGCTCTTTGCTGGCAAGCCTCAACAGATAATGTAGAAGTGAAAAATTATGAAATTTATCGCAATAATGTAAAAATCGCAACATCCACCAAAACCATGTTTGATGATACAAAATTAGTAAGTAATACAAGTTATAAATACAAAGTGTATGCAGTAGATACATCTGGAAATCGTTCATTAGTAAGTAATGAAATCACTGTTAACACAAAGCCACTAGATCCAATGAACACTTGGAAATCAGATCAAATTTACTACGCTGGTGACCAAATTTATTATAAAGGCGTTCTCTATACAGCGAAGTGGTGGACAAAAGGCAACACACCAGACACAAGCGATGTTTGGAAAAATGAAAGCACAGAAATCCCAGCTTGGAACGCTCTAAAAGCCTACAATGGCGGAGATAAAGTTATTTATAACGGAAAAACATACCAAGCAAAATGGTGGGTTAGAGGCGCAAAACCAGACAGCTCTTCCATTTGGACATTAGTAAATTAA
- the clpP gene encoding ATP-dependent Clp endopeptidase proteolytic subunit ClpP produces the protein MNLIPTVIEQTSRGERAYDIYSRLLKDRIIMLGSAIDDNVANSIVSQLLFLDAQDPEKDIFLYINSPGGSISAGMAIYDTMNFVKADVQTIGMGMAASMGSFLLTAGASGKRFALPNAEIMIHQPLGGAQGQATEIEIAARHILKIKERMNTIMAEKTGQPYEVIARDTDRDNFMTAQEAKDYGLIDDIIINKSGLKG, from the coding sequence ATGAACTTAATTCCAACAGTAATCGAACAAACTAGCCGCGGTGAACGTGCATACGACATTTATTCCCGTTTATTAAAAGACAGAATTATTATGTTAGGATCTGCAATTGATGATAACGTGGCAAATTCGATCGTATCTCAATTATTATTCCTAGATGCACAAGATCCTGAAAAAGATATTTTCTTATATATCAATTCACCAGGCGGAAGTATTTCAGCTGGTATGGCCATTTACGATACAATGAATTTCGTTAAAGCGGACGTGCAAACAATCGGCATGGGTATGGCTGCTTCAATGGGCTCATTCCTACTAACAGCTGGCGCAAGTGGTAAACGTTTTGCCTTACCAAATGCAGAAATTATGATTCACCAACCACTTGGCGGTGCTCAAGGTCAAGCGACTGAAATCGAAATCGCTGCTCGTCACATTTTAAAAATCAAAGAACGTATGAATACAATTATGGCTGAAAAAACAGGCCAACCGTATGAAGTCATTGCTCGTGATACAGATCGTGATAATTTCATGACTGCACAAGAAGCAAAAGATTATGGCTTAATTGATGATATCATCATTAATAAATCTGGCTTAAAAGGCTAA